A region of Eschrichtius robustus isolate mEscRob2 chromosome 19, mEscRob2.pri, whole genome shotgun sequence DNA encodes the following proteins:
- the NOSIP gene encoding nitric oxide synthase-interacting protein, with amino-acid sequence MTRHGKNCTAGAVYTYHEKKKDTVASGYGTQNIRLSRDAVKDFDCCCLSLQPCHDPVVTPDGYLYEREAILEYILHQKKEIARQMKAYEKQRGVRREEQQELRRAAAQDQVRGFLEKEAAIVSRPLNPFTPKAASGNCPDDARPGSSAGPTGKDKDKALPSFWIPSLTPEAKATKLEKPSRIVTCPMSGKPLRMSDLTPVRFTPLDNSVDRVGLITRSERYVCAVTRDSLSNATPCAVLRPSGAVVTVECVEKLIRKDMVDPVTGEKLTDRDIIVLQRGGTGFAGSGVKLQAEKSRPVMQA; translated from the exons ATGACGCGCCACGGCAAGAACTGCACGGCGGGGGCCGTCTACACCTACCATGAGAAGAAGAAGGACACAG TGGCCTCAGGCTACGGCACCCAGAACATTCGACTGAGCCGGGATGCCGTCAAGGACTTCGATTGCTGCTGCCTCTCTCTGCAGCCCTGCCACGACCCTGTTGTTAC CCCCGATGGCTACCTGTATGAGCGGGAGGCAATCCTAGAGTACATTTTGCACCAGAAGAAGGAGATCGCCCGGCAGATGAAG GCCTACGAGAAGCAGCGGGGCGTCCGGCGCGAGGAGCAGCAGGAGCTGCGGCGGGCGGCCGCGCAGGACCAGGTGcggggcttcctggagaaggaggCGGCCATCGTGAGCCGGCCCCTCAACCCCTTCACGCCCAAGGCCGCCTCCGGGAACTGCCCCG ATGATGCCCGACCCGGGTCCAGCGCGGGCCCCACAGGCAAGGACAAGGACAAAGCGCTGCCCAGCTTCTGGATCCCGTCGCTCACCCCCGAGGCCAAGGCCACCAAGCTGGAGAAGCCG tCGCGCATCGTGACCTGCCCCATGTCCGGGAAGCCGCTGCGCATGTCCGACCTGACGCCCGTGCGCTTCACGCCGCTCGACAACTCCGTGGACCGCGTGGGGCTCATCACGCGCAGCGAGCGCTACGTGTGCGCCGTGACCCGCGACAGCCTGAGCAACGCCACGCCGTGCGCTGTCCTGCGGCCCTC TGGGGCCGTGGTCACCGTGGAGTGCGTGGAGAAGCTGATTCGCAAGGACATGGTGGACCCCGTGACCGGAGAGAAGCTCACGGACCGCGACATCATCGTGCTGCAGCGG gGCGGCACGGGCTTCGCGGGCTCCGGAGTGAAGCTGCAGGCCGAGAAGTCCCGGCCGGTGATGCAGGCCTGA